The Geotalea uraniireducens Rf4 genome window below encodes:
- a CDS encoding AglZ/HisF2 family acetamidino modification protein, with amino-acid sequence MLRPRIIPCLLIHKNGLVKTVNFKSPKYVGDPINAVKIFNEKESDELIVLDIDATVNNVEPNYKMIANLAAECRMPLCYGGGIRTAVQAKRIIGLGVEKVAISTAAVETPHLVTQISEEIGRQSVVVVLDAKKRLLSKDYDVYTHNGIKKSKHSVFEIVSQIEALGAGEIVINSIDNDGQMKGYDLELARQIKKMAHIPVTILGGAGSLKDIGDLIRNCGTIGAAAGSLFVFKGVYRAVLINYPKQAEKDDLIRANYPF; translated from the coding sequence ATGTTAAGACCCAGAATCATACCATGCCTGTTGATTCACAAAAACGGGCTTGTGAAGACGGTTAATTTCAAATCACCTAAATATGTGGGTGACCCAATCAACGCGGTCAAAATTTTCAATGAGAAGGAGTCGGATGAGCTGATTGTTTTGGACATTGACGCCACAGTCAATAACGTTGAGCCAAACTATAAAATGATTGCAAATTTGGCAGCTGAGTGCCGGATGCCTCTTTGTTACGGCGGCGGTATACGCACTGCCGTGCAAGCAAAAAGGATCATAGGCCTTGGAGTTGAAAAAGTAGCCATAAGTACAGCAGCCGTAGAGACCCCGCATCTGGTTACTCAAATTTCAGAAGAAATTGGCCGCCAAAGTGTTGTGGTTGTTCTGGATGCCAAAAAACGTCTGCTAAGCAAGGACTATGATGTTTACACACATAACGGTATAAAAAAATCAAAGCATAGCGTATTTGAGATAGTGTCTCAGATCGAAGCGTTGGGCGCTGGTGAAATTGTCATCAATTCAATTGATAACGACGGGCAAATGAAGGGTTATGATCTTGAATTGGCTAGACAAATTAAGAAAATGGCACATATTCCCGTTACTATTTTAGGTGGGGCCGGGTCGCTGAAAGACATCGGCGACTTGATCCGTAATTGTGGCACAATTGGTGCCGCTGCAGGTAGCTTGTTCGTGTTTAAGGGCGTGTATAGGGCTGTGTTGATAAATTATCCCAAGCAAGCTGAAAAGGATGATCTTATCCGCGCCAACTATCCGTTTTAA
- a CDS encoding capsular polysaccharide biosynthesis protein CapF, whose product MKTVLITGSNGFVGRNLTVSLTQRKNVKVTGFDVDDDQTVLSSLVAGADFIFHLAGVNRPQNVEEFTTGNTGLTQTIVSLLQKQGKKTPLVISSSSQAAQDNPYGISKRDAEDAVFAYGRQTGAPVYVYRLPNVFGKWCRPNYNSAVATFCNNIANDLPIQINDPNMVMNLVFIDDVVNSFIAALDGSVAVQDDFCQVQPVHTARLGEIAALIHSFRESREDRSIPDISDPFTKKLYSTYLSYLPVGQFSYPLKMNVDERGSFTEFIKTPDRGQVSVNISKPSIAKGNHWHHTKNEKFLVVSGEGVIRFRKVGSEEIIEYNVSGEKLEVVDIPTGYTHSITNTGETDMVTVMWCNEMYDPEKPDTFFEPVNLYLTGMKGIQGITAKNKTKTLGLNS is encoded by the coding sequence ATGAAGACAGTTCTGATTACCGGTTCTAATGGCTTTGTCGGCAGAAACCTGACCGTCTCTCTTACGCAGCGTAAGAATGTAAAGGTTACCGGCTTCGATGTCGATGACGATCAGACTGTATTGTCATCCTTGGTGGCGGGGGCAGACTTTATCTTTCACCTTGCGGGGGTCAATCGTCCGCAGAACGTCGAAGAGTTCACCACAGGGAATACCGGACTGACGCAGACGATTGTTTCACTCCTGCAAAAACAGGGTAAAAAGACACCGCTGGTGATCTCCTCTTCTTCCCAGGCGGCACAGGACAACCCTTACGGCATCAGCAAGCGGGATGCCGAAGATGCCGTCTTCGCCTACGGCCGTCAGACTGGGGCACCGGTATATGTCTACCGCCTGCCGAATGTCTTCGGCAAGTGGTGCCGCCCCAATTACAACAGCGCCGTCGCCACGTTCTGCAACAACATCGCCAACGATCTGCCGATCCAGATTAATGATCCGAACATGGTGATGAACCTGGTGTTTATCGACGACGTGGTGAATTCGTTCATTGCTGCCCTGGACGGCAGCGTGGCGGTGCAGGATGACTTCTGCCAGGTGCAGCCGGTTCATACAGCCAGGCTCGGTGAGATTGCCGCGCTGATCCACTCGTTCAGGGAGAGCCGCGAAGATAGAAGCATCCCCGACATCTCTGACCCGTTCACCAAAAAGCTCTACAGCACCTACCTCAGTTATCTTCCTGTTGGTCAGTTCAGCTATCCGCTGAAGATGAACGTGGACGAGCGGGGGTCGTTCACCGAGTTCATCAAGACACCCGACCGGGGGCAGGTTTCGGTGAACATCTCAAAGCCGAGTATCGCCAAGGGGAATCACTGGCACCACACCAAGAATGAAAAGTTTTTGGTGGTGAGCGGGGAGGGCGTAATTCGCTTCCGGAAAGTCGGCAGCGAAGAGATTATCGAGTATAATGTTTCCGGCGAAAAGCTGGAGGTAGTCGACATTCCGACCGGCTATACTCACAGTATCACCAATACCGGCGAAACCGATATGGTCACGGTCATGTGGTGTAACGAGATGTACGACCCGGAAAAACCGGATACGTTTTTCGAACCGGTAAACCTGTATTTAACAGGGATGAAGGGGATACAAGGGATAACGGCAAAAAACAAGACAAAGACTCTTGGTTTAAATTCATAA
- a CDS encoding GxxExxY protein, producing the protein MIHEELTEKILKACFEVSNELGCGFLESVYLKALLIALAQTGLRAQAQTPLTVMFRGQPVGDFFPDIIVEDTILLELKAVKALAPEHLAQVMNYLKATGIEVGFLINFGTPKLEYRRFGNRF; encoded by the coding sequence ATGATTCATGAAGAACTCACCGAGAAAATTCTTAAAGCCTGTTTCGAAGTCAGCAATGAACTTGGTTGCGGATTTCTTGAGTCAGTCTATCTAAAAGCCCTGTTGATCGCTCTCGCGCAAACAGGTCTGAGAGCTCAGGCACAGACACCACTGACAGTTATGTTTCGCGGTCAACCGGTCGGAGATTTCTTTCCGGATATTATTGTTGAAGACACAATATTGCTAGAGTTGAAAGCGGTAAAAGCGCTTGCGCCGGAACATCTTGCCCAGGTTATGAATTACCTGAAAGCAACTGGAATTGAGGTTGGATTTTTAATCAACTTCGGGACACCCAAACTTGAATACCGCCGCTTCGGCAATCGGTTTTAG
- the hisH gene encoding imidazole glycerol phosphate synthase subunit HisH has protein sequence MIAIIDYGLGNIQAFVNVYNRLGIPTAVAKTTYELETANKLILPGVGAFDHAMVLLDASGMRQALDHLVLSKKVPILGICVGMQIFAKSSEEGKLDGLGWIPGRVRAFKSVPGATDLPLPHMGWNDVHVTGEHKLFKGLEEETRFYFLHSYFFESLHQDSVIAAASYGIDFCCAVQSGNVYGVQFHPEKSHHFGTDLLKNFAEL, from the coding sequence ATGATTGCAATTATTGATTACGGTTTGGGTAATATCCAGGCATTTGTGAATGTTTACAACCGTCTTGGTATTCCTACCGCCGTCGCAAAGACTACATATGAACTGGAAACTGCGAATAAATTGATTTTGCCTGGAGTGGGGGCCTTTGACCATGCCATGGTGTTACTTGATGCCTCCGGCATGAGGCAGGCACTGGACCATTTGGTTCTCAGCAAGAAGGTGCCAATACTTGGCATTTGTGTAGGTATGCAGATTTTTGCCAAATCAAGTGAGGAAGGAAAGTTGGATGGATTGGGTTGGATTCCTGGCCGTGTAAGAGCATTCAAATCTGTGCCTGGCGCTACTGATTTACCTTTGCCGCATATGGGTTGGAATGATGTCCACGTAACTGGTGAACATAAGTTGTTTAAAGGACTTGAAGAAGAGACTCGCTTTTACTTTTTACATTCATATTTCTTTGAGAGTTTGCATCAGGACTCTGTCATTGCAGCCGCTTCTTACGGCATTGATTTTTGCTGCGCTGTACAGTCTGGCAATGTGTATGGGGTGCAATTCCACCCTGAAAAAAGCCACCACTTTGGTACTGATCTGCTAAAGAATTTCGCGGAGTTATGA
- a CDS encoding N-acetyl sugar amidotransferase, which yields MSTRQYKICTNCIMDTSDPRITFDERGWCDYCNNFHNNILPNWHPDVQGEAELMKVAAQIRKDGEGRDFDCIIGLSGGLDSSYCTYIAKEKMGLRPLLFHVDAGWNTDQAVGNIEKLVDGLGLDLYTEVIYWEEMKDLQVALLKSQIADQDIPQDTAFFSMLYKFARQHKIKYVLTGGNYSTECCREPEEWGAYPGIDKTLINDIHSMFGKLPLTTFPIVDIFAYKIYYKYVFGMEVFRPLNYVPYVKRDAEKKLGELFGWEPFLHKHHESRFTRFYEDYWMPRKFGYEKRRAHLSSLIMTGQMTRQEALERIAKPELDEHFLQREFEYVAHKLDLSVDELQQIFDGENKTYHEYKNKRFLIGLGSKAMTMLGLEKRLFR from the coding sequence ATGAGCACTCGACAATATAAAATCTGCACTAATTGTATTATGGATACAAGCGATCCTCGCATAACGTTTGATGAGCGTGGCTGGTGTGACTATTGTAATAATTTCCACAACAATATCCTTCCTAACTGGCATCCTGATGTCCAGGGAGAAGCAGAACTGATGAAGGTCGCGGCCCAGATACGCAAAGATGGCGAGGGGAGAGATTTTGACTGTATCATTGGCTTAAGTGGCGGTCTTGATAGTTCCTACTGTACCTACATAGCAAAAGAGAAAATGGGGCTACGCCCCTTATTGTTTCATGTCGATGCTGGCTGGAATACAGATCAAGCTGTTGGTAACATTGAAAAGCTGGTTGATGGTTTAGGTCTGGACCTGTACACAGAGGTTATTTATTGGGAAGAGATGAAGGATCTTCAAGTTGCTTTGCTTAAGTCTCAGATAGCGGATCAGGATATCCCACAAGACACGGCTTTCTTTTCCATGCTCTACAAATTTGCCAGGCAGCATAAAATTAAATATGTGCTTACTGGTGGAAACTACTCAACTGAATGTTGTCGTGAACCCGAAGAGTGGGGGGCTTATCCAGGTATCGACAAGACCTTAATTAACGATATTCACTCCATGTTTGGAAAGTTGCCGTTAACAACATTCCCTATCGTTGATATTTTCGCCTACAAGATTTACTACAAATATGTTTTTGGAATGGAAGTTTTCAGACCACTCAACTATGTGCCGTACGTAAAGCGAGATGCGGAGAAAAAACTTGGTGAACTTTTTGGGTGGGAGCCGTTTCTACATAAACACCATGAATCGCGTTTTACCCGTTTTTATGAAGATTACTGGATGCCACGTAAATTTGGCTATGAAAAACGCCGTGCCCATCTTTCCAGCTTGATTATGACCGGGCAAATGACAAGGCAAGAAGCACTTGAGAGAATTGCCAAGCCTGAGCTTGATGAACATTTCCTGCAGCGCGAGTTTGAGTATGTTGCGCATAAACTGGATTTGTCCGTTGATGAACTGCAACAGATTTTCGATGGCGAAAACAAGACCTATCATGAATATAAAAATAAAAGATTTTTAATAGGACTCGGATCAAAGGCAATGACCATGCTGGGACTCGAGAAAAGGTTGTTCAGATGA